The region TCCCCAGCCCAGCCCGACCGAACGGGATTTGGTGACAGCCCAACCGCCATGCCAATGGCTAAAACCGAAGTGCCATCCGATGCCCCCATAGGTCGGCGCCCCCAGATTGTTTCAATTAAATCCTCCGCCCTAGATGAAATTGTCAAGGACATAGACGAGGACTTAGATTTACTGGATGGAGAAGACATTGATGATCTGGACGAAGAGGACGATGAAGATGACGAGTTTGAAGATGAATTAGACGATTTTGACGAAGACCAGGGAGAAGAGGATTATGCCCCCGCCCCAGTTACCATCAAACAAACTCAAACAAACACCGCAGAGCTAATTTCAATTTTGCCCCTGATGGAAGCCTCTATGCCCAAAAACTGCTACCTGGTGGTGGACAGGAAGGGTGAATTGATCGTCCGTCCCCTGAAGGAATTCAGCCTCGATGGAGCTCTACCCCCGGAAGAAGTCCAAGCCAAAACCCTACCGGTGTTTGATAACCATCGAGTGGCCCGGCGCTTTTCCCTCAAAACCCAAAAGGTAATTCGCTTGCCCGACGCTAGCATCGTCCAAAAAACGGCCCAAGCACTCAAGTCCAAGGGCATTACCAGGGTGTTTCTCGGCGGCCAGGTCTATTCTCTTTAACTTTATCGATCCACTGGCGATCGCCTTAGTGATTTGATTCCCGACGGGGTTTCACCCATCCCTAGCATCAGGAAAAATGTTGGTAGGATTCCTCCTGGGCATCGCTAATAAAATTCAATACCTGAGCCTGGTAGTAACGTAATTTGTCATCTACCCAGTGGCGGTCTTCACTGTTGGCGTAGATATGGACTAGGGGCTCCCCAGCATCGGGCAAAATCAAGACCCAATTGTCTCCGTTGGGAAAAGTTATTTTTACCCCGTCCACCAATTCAATATGCTGATCTCGATGGATTTCCACTAAATGGCGCATCAGGGCCCCTTTAATTTTCCAAGAACAACGGACACTGCAACTGTTGTGGTAAACCGTCGGCAATTCTGCCCGAATTTCCCCCAGGGTACGTTTTTGCACAGTCAGCATTTCCATCACTTTAGCAATGCAGAACATGGCATCAAAGCCGGGGTGTAAGCGGGGGAAAATAAAACCAGTTTCCCCACTGCCCCCCAAAACCACGTTATGGCTCGATTGGGCGGCGGCCATCAAAGCGGTGGGATTGGCCTTGGTTCTCAAAACTTTCCCTCCATGGCGGCGGGCCAACTTCTCCACTGCACTGGAGGCCTGCACTGGCACCACAATGGTTCCCCTGGGAGAGGCAGTTAACATCATATGTACCATCAAAGCAGTTAGCAGTTCCCCCCGGATGGGCAGGCCCCCTTCGTCCACTAGGGTAAGTTGTTCGCCATTGGCGGAAACTTGCACCCCCAAATTAGCCTGGAGCGCCGATACTACTTGCCCCAACTGACTGAGTAGGACTTCCTTTTCTTCGTTGGAAACGGCGGTTTGCCGCAGACTAGCATTGAGTACCACCGCGTCGCAGCCGAATTTGGTTAATAGCAATGGCAGAATGGCCCCGGACACCCCATAGGCATAATCGATGACAATTTTGGCCCCATCATTATTGATGATGTCCATGTCCAGCAACTTTTCAAAGGTATGGCAATAGGTTTCCAACACCTGGGCCGGATAGGACATGTCGCCGATTTGGGGAATACTCACCCGACGTAAATCTTCTTTGAAATAGGCCCCTTCAATTTTCTTCTCGGTCTTTTTGGAAATGTTGATACCCTGGCTATCGAGAAATTCAATCAGCAAATAATCTGGGCGATCTGGATGAATACGCACATGGATGCCACCGGCCACTTTCAACTTCGGGGTCATGGTGCGGGCAATGGGAATCGCTGTCGCTTCCAGGTTTTGAATGTTTACCCCCACCGACATCAGGCCGGCAATGAGGGAACGGGTAACCATGCGGGAGACGTTACGTTGATCCCGGGAAACAACAATTTCCGCCCCGGGCTTGAGGGAAGAACCGTAGGCCGCCCCCAATTTAACGGCAAACTCCGGCGTCATATCAATGTTGACAATGCCGGAAACGCCTCTCTGACCGAATAGGTTACGGTGACCGGTACTTCCCCAGATCAAATTGATGTTGAGAATGGCCCCCGGTTCCACCCGTTTACTAGGCCAAACTTTAACGTTGGAGTTGATCTGAGCTTCTTCTCCAATGATGGATAGGGGGCCAATTACTGCCCCTTCCAGCACCTGTACCCGTCTTTCTATGCGACAGCCCCGTCCCACCACACAGGCGGCTAGATAAGCTTCATCGCCAATGAGGACTCCATTCCAAACAATAGCCCGTTTTAATTCTGCTCCAGCGCCAATGGTGACGTTATCGCCAATGATGGTACCGGCTTCCAATCTAGTGCCCGGGCCGATGTTGCAGTTATCGCCGATCGCCAAGGGGGGAATCAGAACAGCGGTGGGGTCGATGGTGGTGTGTTCCCCGATCCAAATATCGGAGTGCCTAGGTAGATTACCCAATTCCAACGTGACTTTTTTTTCTAGGGCATCGTATTGGGCTTCCCGGTAGGCATCTAAATTACCGACATCACACCAGTAACCATCAGCGACAAAACCATACATGGGCTCGTCATTTTCCAGTAGGAGGGGAAATAAATCCTTGGAAAAAT is a window of Synechocystis sp. PCC 7338 DNA encoding:
- a CDS encoding helix-turn-helix domain-containing protein, translating into MVTAMSPAKLTDTDKQELVDLYRQTPATTTTLAERFGVSVSTVSRLLKTAIASGEYETLVQEKRGGKGPKNDAQLTLPLPKPSRKKSEGTETNSSLDSVAEVFPVAEINDQDQGSRTIEATASSQGRRVRSRRRATASSVDPGSDGFADAVETIDPPAIATSSPAQPDRTGFGDSPTAMPMAKTEVPSDAPIGRRPQIVSIKSSALDEIVKDIDEDLDLLDGEDIDDLDEEDDEDDEFEDELDDFDEDQGEEDYAPAPVTIKQTQTNTAELISILPLMEASMPKNCYLVVDRKGELIVRPLKEFSLDGALPPEEVQAKTLPVFDNHRVARRFSLKTQKVIRLPDASIVQKTAQALKSKGITRVFLGGQVYSL
- a CDS encoding mannose-1-phosphate guanyltransferase; protein product: MRAVLMAGGAGTRLRPLTCDLPKPMVPIVNQPIAAHIIHLLRRHNITEVVATLHYLPDAMRDYFLDGSEFGVQMTYAVEDEHPLGTAGCVKNIEELLDDTFLVISGDSITDFNLTQAIAFHKQKQAKATLILTKVPNPLEFGVVITDENQRVQRFLEKPSTSEVFSDTVNTGTYILEPEVLAYLPPREEMDFSKDLFPLLLENDEPMYGFVADGYWCDVGNLDAYREAQYDALEKKVTLELGNLPRHSDIWIGEHTTIDPTAVLIPPLAIGDNCNIGPGTRLEAGTIIGDNVTIGAGAELKRAIVWNGVLIGDEAYLAACVVGRGCRIERRVQVLEGAVIGPLSIIGEEAQINSNVKVWPSKRVEPGAILNINLIWGSTGHRNLFGQRGVSGIVNIDMTPEFAVKLGAAYGSSLKPGAEIVVSRDQRNVSRMVTRSLIAGLMSVGVNIQNLEATAIPIARTMTPKLKVAGGIHVRIHPDRPDYLLIEFLDSQGINISKKTEKKIEGAYFKEDLRRVSIPQIGDMSYPAQVLETYCHTFEKLLDMDIINNDGAKIVIDYAYGVSGAILPLLLTKFGCDAVVLNASLRQTAVSNEEKEVLLSQLGQVVSALQANLGVQVSANGEQLTLVDEGGLPIRGELLTALMVHMMLTASPRGTIVVPVQASSAVEKLARRHGGKVLRTKANPTALMAAAQSSHNVVLGGSGETGFIFPRLHPGFDAMFCIAKVMEMLTVQKRTLGEIRAELPTVYHNSCSVRCSWKIKGALMRHLVEIHRDQHIELVDGVKITFPNGDNWVLILPDAGEPLVHIYANSEDRHWVDDKLRYYQAQVLNFISDAQEESYQHFS